Proteins found in one Sphingomonas sp. SORGH_AS_0879 genomic segment:
- a CDS encoding ATP-dependent helicase, which yields MTVASSDPAASLADYPYLRTLNPAQREAVLTTDGPVLVLAGAGTGKTAALTARLAHLLYTRKAWPSEILSVTFTNKAAREMRERVGRLVGDAVEGMPWLGTFHAIGAKMLRRHAELVGLQSNFTILDTDDQLRLLKQLIIAADIDEKRFPARALGGLIDEWKNKGLVPGDIDAGEAERYANGQGADLYRQYQDRLRSVNACDFGDLLLHMLTILKTHRDVLEHYQQRFRYIMVDEYQDTNSVQYLWLRLLAQARKNIACVGDDDQSIYSWRGAQVENILRFERDFPGAKVIRLEQNYRSTPHILGAASGVIANNGGRLGKTLWTELDVGEKVRVLGVWDGPEEARRVGEEIESAKRSGTSYGDIAILVRASHQTREFEDRFIAIGLPYRIVGGFRFYERAEIRDALAYLRIVNQPSDDLAFERIVNVPKRGLGDKALAKIHQLARAEGLPLTIASARILDTDELTPQARRSLGNLIGDIARWRDMARDLAHPELARQMLDESGYTAMYQNEKSAEAAGRLENLSELVRAMEDYESLGAFLEHVSLVMDRDGDQREPEVTIMTIHAAKGLEFDTVFLAGWEEGLFPSQRAIDEGGTRSLEEERRLAYVAITRARRKAVILHAANRRIYGQWTSSLPSRFVGELPPEHIDSETSMTGGESLWRANWSEHADPFADVGRGTGRGPGWQRAANSQNSLQGRPARVVESRAPSVGLGQKGRDDLSLGERVFHQKFGYGQIAAIEGNKLEIDFEQAGRKRVMDSFVTKG from the coding sequence ATGACCGTTGCCTCTTCCGATCCCGCCGCGTCGCTGGCCGATTATCCCTATCTGCGGACGCTCAACCCGGCCCAGCGTGAAGCGGTGCTGACCACCGACGGCCCCGTGCTGGTGCTGGCGGGCGCGGGGACCGGCAAGACCGCGGCGCTGACCGCCCGGCTGGCGCATCTGCTCTATACGCGCAAGGCCTGGCCGTCGGAGATCCTGTCGGTGACCTTCACCAACAAGGCCGCCCGGGAAATGCGCGAACGTGTCGGGCGGCTGGTCGGCGATGCGGTGGAGGGGATGCCATGGCTTGGCACCTTCCATGCGATCGGTGCCAAGATGCTGCGCCGTCACGCCGAACTGGTCGGGCTACAATCCAACTTCACCATTCTGGACACCGACGATCAGCTCCGGCTGCTCAAGCAACTGATCATCGCGGCGGATATCGACGAGAAGCGTTTTCCGGCGCGGGCGCTGGGCGGCCTGATCGACGAGTGGAAGAACAAGGGGCTGGTCCCCGGCGACATCGACGCGGGCGAGGCGGAACGCTACGCCAACGGACAGGGGGCCGATCTCTACCGGCAATATCAGGACCGGTTGCGCAGTGTGAACGCCTGCGACTTCGGCGACCTGCTGCTCCATATGCTCACCATATTGAAGACGCATCGCGACGTGCTGGAGCATTATCAGCAGCGTTTCCGCTACATCATGGTGGACGAGTATCAGGACACCAACAGCGTCCAGTATCTGTGGCTGCGGTTGCTGGCCCAGGCACGCAAGAACATCGCGTGCGTCGGCGATGACGACCAGTCCATCTATTCGTGGCGCGGCGCGCAGGTGGAGAATATCCTGCGGTTCGAGCGGGACTTTCCCGGCGCGAAGGTCATTCGGCTGGAACAGAATTACCGCTCGACCCCGCATATCCTGGGTGCGGCGTCGGGGGTGATCGCGAATAATGGCGGAAGGCTGGGCAAGACGCTGTGGACCGAACTCGACGTCGGCGAGAAGGTGCGTGTGCTCGGCGTCTGGGACGGTCCCGAGGAAGCACGGCGCGTCGGCGAGGAGATCGAATCGGCGAAGCGCTCCGGCACCTCTTACGGCGATATCGCGATCCTCGTCCGTGCCTCGCACCAGACCCGCGAATTCGAGGACCGGTTCATTGCGATCGGCCTGCCCTATCGGATCGTCGGCGGCTTCCGCTTCTACGAGCGCGCCGAAATCCGCGATGCGCTCGCCTATCTGCGCATCGTCAACCAGCCATCTGACGATCTGGCGTTCGAGCGGATCGTCAACGTTCCCAAGCGGGGACTGGGCGACAAGGCGCTGGCGAAGATCCACCAATTGGCGCGGGCGGAGGGGTTACCGCTGACCATCGCATCGGCGCGCATCCTCGATACCGATGAACTGACCCCGCAGGCGCGGCGGAGCCTGGGCAATCTGATCGGCGATATCGCCCGCTGGCGCGACATGGCGCGCGACCTCGCCCATCCCGAACTGGCGCGGCAGATGCTGGACGAGAGCGGCTATACCGCCATGTACCAGAACGAGAAGTCGGCCGAGGCCGCCGGGCGGCTGGAGAACCTGTCCGAACTCGTCCGCGCAATGGAGGATTACGAGTCGCTCGGCGCGTTCCTGGAGCATGTCTCACTGGTAATGGACCGCGATGGCGACCAGCGCGAGCCCGAGGTGACGATCATGACGATCCACGCCGCCAAGGGGCTGGAGTTCGACACGGTGTTCCTGGCCGGATGGGAGGAAGGACTGTTCCCCTCGCAACGCGCGATCGACGAGGGCGGTACGCGCAGCCTGGAGGAGGAGCGCCGCCTGGCCTATGTCGCCATCACCCGGGCGCGGCGCAAGGCGGTCATCCTCCACGCCGCCAACCGCCGCATCTATGGTCAATGGACCTCCAGCCTGCCCAGCCGCTTCGTCGGCGAATTGCCGCCTGAGCATATCGACAGCGAGACGAGCATGACCGGCGGCGAAAGCCTGTGGCGCGCCAACTGGTCCGAACATGCCGACCCCTTCGCCGATGTCGGTCGCGGCACCGGACGGGGGCCGGGATGGCAGCGTGCGGCGAACAGCCAGAACTCACTCCAGGGTCGCCCCGCCCGCGTGGTCGAGTCGCGTGCGCCGTCCGTGGGCCTGGGCCAGAAGGGGCGTGACGACCTGAGCCTGGGAGAACGGGTGTTCCACCAGAAATTCGGCTATGGTCAGATCGCGGCGATCGAGGGCAATAAGCTGGAGATCGACTTCGAACAGGCGGGTCGCAAGCGGGTGATGGACAGTTTCGTCACCAAGGGGTGA
- a CDS encoding glycine zipper 2TM domain-containing protein, with translation MGFRRLAIAAISTAVVVTAVPATAQSAADDARFRAAQARFDREYQIYRQEVDLYQSRRDRGGYDDGDYRPAPPPPGGPGGYRVAPPRPADGYDGNGEPYYDPVGDYRDGPQYRERVLQPQDRVYAGTDGRYYCRRSDGTTGLIIGGAAGGILGNLVGGRSSTIATLLGAAGGALAGRSIDQNQVRCR, from the coding sequence ATGGGCTTTCGTCGTCTGGCCATCGCAGCAATCTCGACCGCCGTCGTCGTCACGGCCGTTCCCGCCACCGCGCAATCCGCCGCCGACGATGCGCGGTTCCGCGCGGCGCAGGCGCGGTTCGACCGGGAATATCAAATCTATCGGCAGGAGGTGGACCTGTATCAGTCCCGCCGCGACCGGGGCGGATATGACGATGGCGACTATCGCCCCGCTCCGCCGCCGCCCGGAGGCCCCGGCGGATATCGCGTCGCCCCGCCGCGTCCCGCCGATGGCTATGACGGCAATGGCGAGCCCTATTATGATCCGGTCGGCGACTATCGCGACGGCCCGCAATATCGGGAGCGCGTGCTCCAGCCGCAGGACCGCGTCTATGCCGGAACCGATGGCCGCTATTATTGCCGCCGTTCGGACGGGACGACCGGCCTGATCATCGGCGGTGCGGCCGGTGGTATCCTCGGCAATCTGGTCGGTGGTCGCAGCAGCACGATCGCGACGCTGCTGGGTGCTGCGGGCGGCGCGCTGGCCGGTCGTTCGATCGACCAGAACCAGGTCCGCTGTCGCTGA
- a CDS encoding prolyl oligopeptidase family protein — translation MRGWRWMLAGSMFASQIATGAAMAQTNQMTENDPYIWLEDKDGAKALSWVEAENAKTLPRLQNDPRYQTFYGEALAIASAKDRIPMPGQMYGRIVNFWRDADHPQGLWRWTTEADYASPDPKWTTLLDLDALSKAEGKKWVWKGVNCLSPEERLCLVALSEGGEDAIEYREFDMETGQFVPDGFRLSTSKQGAAWLDKDTLLVSRDWGQGTLTKSSYPFVVKMVKRGAPLSQATEIFRGEPSDELGTYASVLTDAKGNRAVVIERRQTFFGGDKLFWTPTGGAKPIAMPARAFPSGMVDGRVIFQTSDPWGEHPAGSVVWAPLSELEVGRIAPRALFTPTDRQAVEGVTTTRDRVVVTYIDNVRGRASVFSPQGAAWVSTAVQVPDNMAVDVVSTSDRSDIVYLATAGFTTPTVLSRFDAGRAAAPQVLKTLPARFDAAGTTVHQYEATSTDGTKIPYFVVLPKGAKLDGTTPTLMTAYGGFEIARLPTYLGATGKIWTERGGAFVLANIRGGGEFGPKWHDAGRKTRRQIIYDDFASVAKDLFARHITSAQKLGIYGGSNGGLLMGVELTQHPELWKAVTIQVPLLDMVRYQKIAAGDSWKDEYGSIDVPEEAAFLRKISPYANIRKGVAYPEPYIWTTTKDDRVGPQHARKFAARLAEYGIPYLFYEDTAGGHSGDADIAQGARLNAQQMVYFAQKLMDTPKR, via the coding sequence ATGCGGGGATGGCGGTGGATGCTGGCGGGATCGATGTTCGCCAGCCAGATTGCGACGGGAGCGGCGATGGCGCAGACGAACCAGATGACCGAGAATGATCCCTATATCTGGCTGGAGGACAAGGACGGCGCCAAGGCCCTGTCCTGGGTGGAGGCGGAGAATGCCAAGACCCTGCCGCGGCTTCAGAACGATCCGCGCTATCAGACCTTCTATGGCGAGGCATTGGCCATCGCCTCTGCCAAGGATCGCATTCCGATGCCGGGGCAGATGTATGGCCGGATCGTCAATTTCTGGCGCGATGCCGATCACCCGCAGGGCCTGTGGCGGTGGACGACCGAGGCCGACTATGCCTCGCCCGATCCGAAGTGGACGACGCTGCTCGACCTCGACGCGCTGAGCAAGGCGGAGGGCAAGAAATGGGTGTGGAAGGGCGTCAACTGTCTCAGCCCCGAGGAGCGTCTTTGCCTGGTCGCGCTGTCCGAGGGCGGTGAGGACGCGATCGAATATCGCGAATTCGACATGGAAACCGGGCAGTTCGTACCGGACGGCTTCCGCCTGTCGACCTCGAAGCAGGGGGCGGCGTGGCTGGACAAGGACACACTGCTGGTCAGCCGCGACTGGGGGCAGGGCACGCTGACCAAGTCCAGCTATCCCTTCGTCGTGAAGATGGTGAAGCGCGGCGCCCCCCTGTCGCAGGCGACCGAGATTTTCCGGGGCGAGCCCTCGGACGAACTCGGCACCTATGCCAGCGTGTTGACCGATGCGAAGGGCAACCGTGCCGTGGTGATCGAGCGGCGGCAGACCTTCTTCGGCGGCGACAAGCTGTTCTGGACGCCGACGGGCGGCGCGAAGCCCATCGCCATGCCCGCGCGCGCCTTTCCGTCCGGCATGGTCGACGGGCGCGTGATCTTCCAGACCAGCGATCCCTGGGGCGAGCATCCGGCGGGCTCGGTGGTCTGGGCGCCGCTGTCCGAATTGGAAGTGGGCCGGATCGCACCGCGCGCGCTGTTCACGCCGACCGATCGGCAGGCGGTGGAAGGCGTTACGACCACCAGGGACCGGGTGGTCGTCACCTATATCGACAATGTCCGGGGCCGTGCGAGCGTGTTCTCGCCGCAGGGGGCGGCTTGGGTGTCCACGGCGGTCCAGGTGCCGGATAATATGGCGGTCGATGTGGTCAGCACCAGCGACCGTTCGGATATCGTCTATCTCGCGACGGCGGGGTTCACGACGCCGACCGTGCTATCCCGTTTCGATGCGGGTCGCGCCGCCGCGCCGCAGGTGCTCAAGACGCTGCCCGCGCGGTTCGATGCGGCCGGCACCACCGTTCATCAATATGAGGCGACCTCCACCGACGGGACGAAGATCCCGTATTTCGTCGTCCTGCCCAAGGGCGCGAAGCTGGACGGCACGACGCCGACGTTGATGACCGCCTATGGCGGGTTCGAGATCGCCCGGCTGCCCACCTATCTCGGCGCGACCGGCAAGATCTGGACCGAGCGGGGCGGGGCGTTCGTGCTCGCCAATATCCGGGGCGGCGGGGAGTTCGGGCCGAAATGGCATGATGCCGGTCGGAAGACCAGGCGCCAGATCATCTATGACGATTTCGCCTCGGTCGCGAAGGACCTGTTCGCGCGGCACATCACCAGCGCGCAGAAGCTGGGCATCTATGGCGGGTCGAATGGCGGGCTGCTCATGGGTGTCGAGCTGACCCAGCATCCCGAATTGTGGAAGGCGGTGACGATCCAGGTGCCGTTGCTCGACATGGTGCGTTACCAGAAGATCGCGGCGGGCGATTCGTGGAAAGACGAATATGGCTCGATCGACGTGCCCGAAGAGGCCGCGTTCCTTCGCAAGATTTCGCCCTATGCCAATATCCGCAAAGGCGTCGCCTATCCCGAGCCCTATATCTGGACGACGACCAAGGACGACCGCGTCGGGCCGCAGCATGCGCGCAAGTTTGCCGCGCGGCTGGCGGAATACGGCATCCCCTATCTCTTTTACGAGGACACGGCGGGCGGCCATTCGGGCGATGCCGATATCGCGCAAGGGGCGCGGCTGAACGCGCAGCAGATGGTCTATTTTGCGCAGAAGCTGATGGATACGCCCAAGCGTTGA
- a CDS encoding alpha/beta fold hydrolase, producing MPYVKTRDGTDIYVKDWGEGRPVVLLHGWPLSADMWDAQMMALAEAGFRAIAYDRRGFGRSGQPWSGYDYDTLSDDLADVLEATGAQDAAVIGFSMGGGEVARYMSRHGGKGVIAAGLIASVVPYMPKTDDNPQGTDQSVFDQIGQGLRDDRAHFLRHTFFKQFFGVGYITSPVSDEVLDWATSVAMQAGLKPTLACAEAFSQTDFRPDLPAFRVPTLIVHGTGDQTVPIDPAGRAAAAGIAHSQLVEYDGAPHGLNVTHGDRLTSDLLTFLGR from the coding sequence ATGCCATATGTGAAGACGCGCGACGGTACCGACATTTATGTCAAGGATTGGGGCGAGGGTCGTCCCGTCGTCCTGCTCCATGGCTGGCCGCTGTCCGCTGATATGTGGGACGCGCAGATGATGGCACTGGCCGAGGCGGGTTTCCGCGCGATTGCCTATGACCGTCGCGGCTTCGGGCGTTCGGGCCAGCCCTGGTCGGGCTATGACTATGACACGCTGTCGGACGATCTGGCCGATGTGCTGGAGGCGACGGGGGCACAGGATGCGGCGGTCATCGGCTTCTCGATGGGCGGCGGCGAAGTCGCGCGCTATATGAGCCGTCACGGCGGCAAGGGCGTGATCGCCGCCGGTCTGATCGCCTCGGTCGTGCCTTACATGCCCAAGACCGATGACAACCCCCAGGGCACCGACCAGTCGGTATTCGACCAGATCGGCCAGGGCCTGCGCGATGACCGTGCGCATTTCCTGCGCCACACCTTCTTCAAGCAGTTCTTCGGCGTCGGCTATATCACCAGCCCGGTCAGCGACGAGGTGCTCGACTGGGCGACCAGCGTCGCGATGCAGGCGGGGCTCAAGCCCACTTTGGCCTGTGCGGAAGCGTTCAGCCAGACCGACTTCCGTCCCGACCTGCCCGCCTTCCGCGTGCCGACCCTGATCGTCCATGGCACCGGCGACCAGACGGTGCCGATCGACCCGGCGGGGCGCGCGGCGGCGGCGGGCATCGCCCATTCGCAGCTCGTGGAATATGACGGTGCGCCGCACGGCCTGAACGTCACGCATGGCGATCGCCTGACCAGCGACCTGCTGACCTTCCTGGGTCGATGA
- a CDS encoding septum formation initiator family protein, protein MRTMRRAALPALGLTIVAFFGAYAVLGRNGLLAYGEYQRQLVKREQDYAALDKKRTVLKNRVALLDPDHANPDMVDEMVRKELNVAHPDEVIVPLK, encoded by the coding sequence ATGCGGACCATGCGGCGGGCAGCCTTGCCCGCCCTTGGCCTGACCATCGTTGCGTTCTTCGGCGCCTATGCGGTGCTGGGGCGCAACGGTCTGCTCGCTTATGGCGAGTATCAGCGCCAGCTGGTGAAGCGTGAGCAGGATTATGCCGCGCTCGACAAGAAGCGGACGGTGCTGAAGAACCGCGTCGCCCTGCTCGACCCCGACCATGCCAATCCGGACATGGTGGACGAGATGGTGCGCAAGGAACTGAACGTCGCCCATCCGGACGAGGTCATCGTTCCGCTCAAATGA
- a CDS encoding phage holin family protein, producing MTRVTAPLSAARSDPETLTSLVSQLVDDGRSYITAEIDLAKARASDKIGRFRSAAIFLGAAAVLALAALIALLVGLIFALAPTTGPLGATLIVVGLVLVVAGILAMVGKSCLSGGKT from the coding sequence GTGACCCGCGTCACCGCTCCCCTGTCGGCGGCGAGGTCGGACCCGGAGACGCTGACGTCGCTGGTATCGCAACTGGTCGATGACGGCCGTTCCTATATCACGGCGGAAATCGATCTGGCTAAGGCCCGCGCCTCGGACAAGATCGGGCGCTTTCGCAGTGCAGCGATCTTTCTCGGGGCGGCCGCCGTCTTGGCGCTGGCTGCGCTGATCGCGCTGCTGGTCGGGTTGATCTTCGCGCTGGCCCCGACGACGGGACCGTTGGGCGCGACGCTGATCGTGGTCGGGCTCGTTCTGGTCGTCGCCGGGATCCTGGCGATGGTGGGCAAGTCCTGCCTGTCGGGAGGGAAGACATGA
- a CDS encoding phosphatase — translation MTVAEAEVRAAAARERMNHTVSRLQARLEPQALAAQAREAGLSAAKSSLDCAKSNPATVAGGVAALGLLLNRRRIARLFKRKR, via the coding sequence ATGACCGTCGCCGAAGCCGAAGTCCGGGCCGCCGCCGCGCGTGAGCGGATGAACCACACCGTGTCGCGTCTCCAGGCGCGGTTGGAGCCCCAAGCCCTGGCTGCGCAAGCCAGGGAAGCCGGGCTGTCCGCTGCCAAGTCGAGCCTGGATTGCGCGAAGAGCAATCCGGCCACCGTCGCGGGCGGCGTCGCGGCTCTTGGCCTGTTGCTCAATCGTCGGCGGATCGCCCGCCTGTTCAAGCGCAAGCGCTGA
- a CDS encoding DUF885 family protein has protein sequence MRHLSLAALLVSLPLPAAPLAAQAIPPSPVLPGEGQQDARLKQLFHDSDEASLARSPINGLFRGDMRRADRIGDFFSDTWIAAERAAAESDLKRLGQIDRAKLTPTNQIAYDVFRQQTETTLKGLDPSLVALTIVRPMDHFFGIQTFYPEFASGQGAAPFNTVADYDNNLKRNVEYAYLLDEAIERFRQGMKTGVVQPKLVVRNMIAQFDNLLAVPVEKSTFYGPLKRFPATIPTAEQARLKTAYATQIHDVIVPAEKRMRTFLADTYLPAARDSVGLVGMPGGDKLYSYLIEQNTTLPLKAEEVHQLGLSEVARILKAMEVQKQAVGFKGSLPEFFTFLRTDARFQPKSAAQLREGYEAIGRRVDARIREQFSLIPKTALEIRPVPAFKEKTDAGGSYQGGTPDGTRPGVFYYNTYDLPSRYMWEMETLYLHEAVPGHHFQISLAQENAALPAFMRFGGNTAYAEGWALYAETLWPELGMETDPYQRMGGLNDEMLRAMRLVVDTGIHAKGWTRDQAIDYMLANSPMARTDATAEVERYIAIPGQALAYKIGQLTISRLKAQAKAELGAKFDPRRFHAEVLDTGALPMPVLEKKIADWIAAEKKR, from the coding sequence TTGCGCCACCTTTCCCTCGCCGCCCTGCTCGTTTCGCTTCCCCTCCCCGCCGCGCCGCTGGCCGCACAGGCTATTCCCCCGTCCCCTGTCCTCCCCGGCGAAGGACAGCAGGACGCGCGACTGAAGCAGCTTTTCCATGACAGCGACGAAGCCAGTCTGGCGCGCAGCCCGATCAACGGGTTGTTCCGGGGCGATATGCGCCGCGCCGACCGGATCGGCGATTTCTTCTCCGACACCTGGATCGCAGCGGAGCGCGCGGCAGCGGAAAGCGATTTGAAGCGCCTCGGCCAGATCGACCGTGCCAAGCTGACCCCGACGAACCAGATTGCCTATGACGTGTTTCGCCAACAGACCGAGACGACGCTGAAGGGACTCGATCCGTCGCTTGTTGCGCTGACCATCGTGCGTCCGATGGACCATTTCTTTGGTATCCAGACCTTCTACCCCGAATTCGCCTCGGGCCAGGGCGCGGCCCCGTTCAACACGGTGGCGGATTACGACAATAACCTGAAGCGCAACGTCGAATATGCCTATCTGCTGGACGAGGCGATCGAGCGCTTTCGGCAGGGCATGAAGACCGGCGTCGTGCAGCCCAAGCTGGTCGTGCGCAACATGATCGCGCAGTTCGACAATCTGCTGGCGGTACCGGTCGAGAAATCCACCTTTTACGGCCCGCTCAAGCGTTTCCCCGCCACGATCCCGACCGCCGAGCAGGCCCGGCTAAAGACGGCCTATGCGACCCAGATCCACGACGTCATCGTTCCCGCCGAAAAGCGGATGCGGACCTTCCTGGCCGACACCTATCTTCCCGCCGCACGCGACTCGGTCGGGCTTGTCGGAATGCCCGGCGGTGACAAGCTCTATTCCTATCTGATCGAGCAGAACACGACCCTGCCGCTCAAGGCCGAGGAGGTGCACCAGCTCGGCCTGTCGGAAGTCGCGCGTATCCTGAAGGCGATGGAAGTCCAAAAGCAGGCTGTCGGTTTCAAGGGCAGCCTGCCCGAATTCTTCACCTTCCTGCGCACCGATGCGCGTTTCCAGCCCAAATCGGCGGCGCAGTTGCGCGAAGGCTATGAGGCGATCGGGCGGCGCGTCGATGCGCGCATCCGCGAGCAATTCTCGCTGATCCCCAAGACCGCACTCGAAATCCGGCCGGTCCCCGCCTTCAAGGAAAAGACGGACGCGGGCGGCTCCTATCAGGGCGGCACGCCGGACGGGACGCGGCCCGGCGTATTCTACTACAACACCTATGATCTTCCCTCCCGCTATATGTGGGAGATGGAAACGCTCTATCTGCACGAGGCGGTACCGGGGCATCATTTCCAGATCAGCCTGGCGCAGGAAAATGCGGCGCTGCCCGCCTTCATGCGGTTCGGCGGCAACACCGCTTATGCCGAAGGCTGGGCGCTCTATGCCGAGACGCTCTGGCCCGAACTCGGAATGGAGACCGACCCCTATCAGCGGATGGGCGGCCTGAACGACGAGATGCTGCGCGCGATGCGGCTCGTGGTCGATACCGGCATTCACGCAAAGGGTTGGACCCGCGATCAGGCGATCGACTATATGCTCGCCAACTCCCCCATGGCGCGAACCGACGCGACGGCCGAGGTCGAGCGCTACATCGCCATTCCGGGTCAGGCTCTCGCCTACAAGATCGGACAGTTGACCATCAGCCGCCTGAAGGCCCAGGCCAAGGCGGAGTTGGGCGCCAAGTTCGATCCGCGGCGCTTCCATGCCGAAGTGCTGGACACCGGCGCATTGCCCATGCCGGTTCTGGAAAAGAAGATCGCCGACTGGATCGCCGCCGAAAAGAAGCGCTGA
- a CDS encoding response regulator transcription factor encodes MDEERSLVIVEDDETFARTLQRSFERRGYRVWVAHGPDALVGILSETTPRYAVVDLKLGQASGLACVQTLHAHDPEMLIVVLTGFASIATAVEAIKLGACHYLAKPSNTDDIEAAFHKAGGDTTTAITDRPSSIKTLEWERINETLAETNFNISETARRLGMHRRTLARKLEKRHVP; translated from the coding sequence ATGGACGAGGAACGGTCCCTGGTGATCGTCGAGGATGACGAGACCTTCGCGCGCACGCTGCAACGCTCGTTCGAGCGGCGGGGCTACCGCGTGTGGGTGGCGCATGGCCCGGATGCGCTGGTCGGGATCCTGTCGGAAACGACGCCGCGCTATGCGGTGGTCGACCTGAAGCTCGGTCAGGCTTCGGGGCTGGCCTGCGTCCAGACGCTCCATGCACATGACCCGGAGATGCTGATCGTCGTGCTGACCGGCTTTGCGAGCATCGCGACGGCGGTCGAGGCAATCAAGCTCGGCGCGTGCCATTATCTTGCCAAGCCTTCCAACACCGACGACATCGAAGCCGCCTTCCACAAGGCGGGCGGCGATACGACGACCGCGATCACCGACCGGCCCAGTTCGATCAAGACGCTGGAATGGGAGCGGATCAACGAGACGCTGGCCGAAACCAACTTCAACATTTCCGAAACGGCGCGTCGGCTCGGCATGCACCGCAGGACGCTGGCCCGGAAGCTGGAGAAGCGCCACGTTCCATAG
- a CDS encoding ATP-binding protein produces MTGVPPFLPFTIRPREADATAGTANMRQLIHLRWMAVAGQLVTILFVNRVMGVQLPVVAMLGVLGMAVAINLLSHFRLRFHRITNTELLFALMFDVGTLTLQLFLAGGATNPFISLYLIQVVLGAVLLETWSAWALAGITGVCFGLLSLHHRPLAFPPWLFGDIAGLHTLGNWLSFAIVAGLLILFVTRISHNLRQSAARLADLREQASEEEHIVRMGLLASGAAHELGTPLASLSVILSDWRRVPKLRDDAELMGEIAEMQAEVQRCKAIVTRILQSAGEPRGEAAELSEVGRFIDTIVGEWRQSHAQVALDYQRTDDDAAIVSDPAIKQAVWNVLDNAAEASPHWVGLSVMREGGAVAVRVTDRGPGFTSSTLSQVGRPQQSTKGEGHGVGLFLVSSVVRKLGGRVEAANRPEGGAVVTLTLPLSMIGLSDREA; encoded by the coding sequence GTGACGGGCGTCCCGCCTTTCCTGCCGTTCACCATCCGTCCGCGCGAAGCGGATGCGACCGCGGGGACGGCGAATATGCGCCAGCTGATCCACCTGCGCTGGATGGCGGTGGCGGGACAGTTGGTGACGATCCTGTTCGTCAACCGGGTCATGGGCGTTCAGCTTCCCGTGGTGGCCATGTTGGGCGTGCTCGGCATGGCGGTGGCGATCAATCTGCTCAGCCATTTCCGCCTGCGCTTCCACCGGATCACCAACACCGAACTGCTCTTCGCCCTGATGTTCGATGTCGGCACGCTGACGCTCCAGCTATTCCTGGCGGGTGGCGCGACCAATCCGTTCATCTCGCTCTATCTGATCCAAGTGGTGCTGGGCGCGGTCCTGCTGGAGACCTGGTCCGCCTGGGCTCTGGCGGGGATCACCGGTGTCTGCTTCGGCCTGCTATCGCTCCACCATCGGCCGCTGGCATTTCCGCCATGGCTGTTCGGCGACATCGCGGGACTGCATACGCTGGGCAATTGGTTGAGCTTTGCGATCGTCGCGGGCCTGCTGATCCTGTTCGTCACCCGCATCAGCCACAATCTCCGCCAGAGCGCGGCGCGGCTGGCTGACCTGCGCGAGCAGGCGTCGGAGGAGGAGCATATCGTCCGCATGGGCCTGCTCGCCTCGGGTGCGGCGCATGAGCTTGGCACGCCGTTGGCCAGCCTGTCGGTAATCCTGAGCGATTGGCGGCGGGTGCCCAAGCTGCGCGACGACGCCGAGCTCATGGGCGAGATCGCCGAGATGCAGGCCGAGGTCCAGCGGTGCAAGGCGATCGTCACCCGCATTCTTCAATCCGCCGGAGAGCCGCGCGGCGAGGCGGCGGAACTGTCCGAGGTCGGACGCTTCATCGACACGATCGTCGGTGAGTGGCGGCAAAGCCATGCCCAAGTGGCGCTCGATTATCAGCGGACCGACGATGACGCGGCGATCGTGTCCGATCCCGCGATCAAGCAGGCGGTGTGGAACGTGCTCGACAATGCGGCGGAGGCATCGCCGCATTGGGTGGGGCTGTCCGTCATGCGCGAGGGCGGGGCAGTCGCCGTCCGGGTCACCGATCGGGGGCCGGGCTTCACGTCTTCCACCCTGTCGCAGGTCGGTCGCCCGCAGCAATCGACCAAGGGAGAAGGGCATGGCGTCGGCCTGTTCCTCGTCTCCAGCGTCGTGCGTAAGCTGGGCGGACGAGTCGAGGCCGCCAATCGGCCGGAGGGTGGCGCGGTCGTCACCCTGACACTACCTCTGAGCATGATCGGCTTATCGGATCGGGAGGCATGA